The sequence below is a genomic window from Mauremys mutica isolate MM-2020 ecotype Southern chromosome 23, ASM2049712v1, whole genome shotgun sequence.
CCGAGtgcggcagctcccactgtccttGCTGTGACTGGGCGAGGCTGCCTCTGAATCCTTCTCACACTGGGGATTATCCTACAGGACACTTCGCTTCCATTCTGCCTGGTTATTTGTGGCACCTGTCGTACACAAGTCTCCACTGCTTCTTCCCAGCCCGAAGGAACTTGTGTAACTGGAAGACTACATAGGTCCCATTTACACTGGAACAGCTTCATGGTAGGGGCTCTAGGTAGAACAAAGGAGTGTCCCAACACGGCTGGGTCTTGCATGCTGGATAGGCTCCAGCACCACCGCTGGCagataaacacccagccagcatGGCTCAAGGAAACGAGCCAGAACGCTGCCAGTTCCAACCCTGCTCAGACACCATCGTAGCGACAATGATTTTGTTCCCAGCATGCACGAGGCCCGAAAGGGCTGGAGATGGTTCAAACTCTCAGCACTGAATGATCAAAGACAACCTCCCATGTCAGTAGGCAACCCCTACACGGATCCCTGGGGCCTTCTGGAGTATCGGGCCTCAATTCAGCCTGGGACTTATCCATGTGCATAGCTTTAAGGACACAATTAGCcgcattgaagccaatgggaccaCTCACCTGTTGAATTCCACGTGCTCAGGagccttgctgaattggggccttagcaAAACTCTAAGGGGATGTGTTTCACTTCGGCTTCCCCTGGCACATCATCACGGGGGTGGAAGACTCCGTCGAGCCCATCTGAAATTATAAAGGAGCAACTGGGCAGGAGGTCTGGGTAAAGAGAACACATGAGTTGCAGTCCGACCTTTGCTTCCGGCAGGGAAAGTGACAGAGGCAGCTGCACGCAGGGCGGCAGCGTCTCAGCTTGCAGGGAAGGGAAGAGATCCGAGTGCCATCGGGAGGGCACACAGCGACTAGCAATGGCTGAGCTTCGAGCTGGCTCTTCCTGCTAATGACGCTACCCCGTGGGGGATGGTGGGAGCCTTTATGGACTGTGAAAATACCATCCATATGATTCTTCTTAAGggcttttttacagctgcttgTGTAGCAACTGGAGACCACCAAGTGCCAAGCTGGAGAGCAACTTTCTGCCCTTCTTTAGTGCCTTCCAGCAGAGGATCTCATAGAACTTCCCAAACCTGCAGTAACTGAATCCGCTGCAGCtcctgagggacctgctgcccaGAGCAACGGCCCTGGCCAAGGTCAgtcgggaagtctgtggcagaaatcAGACTCCAGTGGTCATGATTTTCAGGGCCCTGCTCTAACTGCTAGACTGCGCTGTCCATGTACTTACAGAGATAATACTAGCCCCTGACTTGGGTGGGTCTCCATACGAGTGATGGAGACATAAGCTTGGCAGCCAAGAGTCCTACATCTCTGCCATAGAGTCACTGTGCATGGCTTGGGTAAGCCACGTGTGGGCTCATTTTCACAGGTGCGGAGCCCCCACACCCACATTGACAGCAGTAGGAGCCAAAGGCGCCCAGCACCTCTGGGAAAAAATCATCAGGCTGTTAACTTGTCCGTGCTTCTGGAATGATATTCACCCCTGTTCCCGGCTGCAGTGATCTCAGCTGgtgtgtgtaaagtgctttggtaTCCAGAGGGGCTGGAAAGCTTTGCGAAGAGCAAAGTGCTCCCGTCACTGCAGAAAGCTGGGCAGGTCCAGTTGGAGAACAGGGCAAATCAGACACTGCTGATCCCAGCTTTTTGTGCACGGATCAGATGGGACGAGGTGTGAAAACCCCAGTGAGCTATTTCGCACCTCGCTTTGCAGCTGTTGCTCAGCAGTTGTGTGGAGAGTGAGAATGGGGGAGTCAGAGGGTCACCCAGAGCGGGAAATGAGGAATCCCTCAGCAAGCTTTCTGGGACAGGAAGGTCCCACGCAGGAAATGCCacgctgggggaaaaaaaaaagcattaaaaacaTCCTCttatttttagctctgcagcaTGAATCACTGTTTACTATGCTCAGCTTGTTTACCGCGCTGGAATTCCACCAGCTATTCTGGTAAAGACAGAAGTGAGTAATAGCAGCAGCCGAGCAGACGGGGGTTGTTCCTGCTAATGCACGGCCCTTTTACCAAACCTTTGAAGGCAGCCTGCGCCTTCCTGGCAGGCAGACCCACGAAAGCACACGCAGGAATAGCCCCCAGCGGCTCCCACCAAAGCCAGCAGCATGCACAAAGCATGCTGAATCAAATCATGCCATAAAGCCCTAGTCAATAAGCCAACATTCCTCTCCAGGTGCAACAGCGCAGGTTTCTGAGGCCTCATCTACCAGCTGCAATaacccagccagctccagcttcCCTTAGCAGACTGGAAGAGAGCAGCTCCCGGGACTGGAGTCTTGGGAGTGTGTCTGCTTTTGCTGCCCTACTAAATTAAATCCTTAAGTGCTGCCTCTATTCTCAGCTCAGCTGAGCCGCAAAGAACTAGAAGCCCTTGTTTCCAGCCCTGAGCAGGGGCGGTTCAGGCTTACTGAGCACactctgcctctctcctcccccactcactTGCTTATAGTAAAGCAAAGGTAGCTTGGCTCGGGCGTACATGGCATGACGTATCAGGTTCTGCAGTGCGGGGGCTGCAGTTCACTTGTTGGAACGTAGCATAAGTGCTGCCTTTGTCTGAGAGACTCCAGGAAAATCACCTCCACTTTCAGgtgtcctcctcctccatccagaGGGGGCCAACACAACGCGCTTTCCAAGGGAGAATACCCTGCAATTGCTCCCATCAATGCTCTGTGGTAGTACTTGTTAAGGTGTCTGTTGGGGTGATTACCATCCCAGAAAAACCCTGACCAAGGACGTTACACATGTAtggaaccagatcctcagctgccaaTGGCCGCAGGTTAGCACAGAcccgctgacttcaatggagttagccagtgtaaatcagtgtaagcCTCCAGCCCACCGtaaacacattggaaaacaattttcagaagtgcctaaatcCCCCTCACTTTCAGCTGAACTCACTtcagtgctttggaaaattttgcTCACTTTGCCGATCTCAAATTCCGCTTGCAGTTTCGATTGGATCCCAAGTTCCTCttttcagagcagcagctgtgctaatctgtatctgcaaaaagaacaggaggacttgtgacaccttagagactaacaaattgatctgagcaaaagctttcgtgggctacagtctgtagagttccattgctgaagctgatcgtggtgtccaggaagttgatgctagtagGGGAGTGTTccagagcagtggtctccaaagtggggtgcgcaagaggatcctttgGGGTGCACGGCAGGAGGAGCGCCTTtttcccccccctttcccccttcGGCAGTTCGGCCAGGAGTCCGGCAGTGGGGCCAAGAGCAGGGGGTGCGTGCTCCAAAATTTTTTAGCGATGGGGTGcgcaatcaaaaaagtttggagactacTGTTTTAAAGAGTgtttgatggatgggtggtggttgttgaagttgcgGTGGAAATCTAGGAGGCAGTTTAAGTCAtgtgtccagaggatgaaaatatcattgatgtatttCAGGTATATCATGGGTTGCATGGTGCGTTTGTCCAGAAAGTCTTCCTCAAGGCGGCCCAGAAAAAAGTTGGCAtactggggagccatcctagtaccaatagtgttcccatggtttggacaaagtattgttgaatgtaaaattgttatggatgaggatgaaatggatgagtttgttGATGTGcttggggtggatatctgagtgTTGTCCATTGCCTTGTAGATACTTGAGGCAAGCAGCAGTGCTGTCATTGTGAGGGATTCTGGTGTACAGGGAGGTAACATCCATAGTGGCAAGGTTGATGTTCAGAGGGAGGGTTGTTAATGTTGctgagtttctggaggaagtcgGTTGTGTCCTAGAGAAAGCTGGATCTTTGTGAGGGGAGTGATctgaggatggtttctatgagtcctgATACGTCTCCTGTAAGAGAGCCACTGTCCTCTGTATCCACtagaggtaggacaagaagtaatgggcttaatctgcagcaagggagattcaccTCTAGGTTAccatttccagtgacttcagtgaaatcagtTTGATGGGTCTCACTGGAATTCTCACTGAACAGGGCTCCACATCAACAGGGGCggttctagcttttttgccaccccaagcacggcaggcaggctgccttcggtggcttgcccgTGGGAGATccaccggtcctgcggattcgatgtacccgccactgaattgctgtcAAATCTgtggactggcggacctcccgcaggcaagctgctgaaggctgcctgactgccgcccttgcagggaccggcaggccACCCGCTGCGTCTTgttgccccaggcacacgcttgtagcgtgggtgcctggagccgccgcagCACATCAATAAACCACCACCACAAGTGGGAACAGTGTGGCAGTAACAGCAGAGAGGCCATAGGCTGAAAAGGCCACCTTGACTCCCCCAGAAACTTTCTGTGGCACATGGAGGGATATTAGTGGAGTGGCCTGGGGGAAAGCTTACACTGCTGTATAGAaaatttcagtctccagggctctcactgaaaacaaaaatgtaagTTCTCTGTGTGCCCCCAGTGTTTCTATTTTTGtaaatttagggttttttttaaatctctcattTTCAGTAAAATAAACATACTTTatctgatgaaaagtgctaagtaCGAGCTAGATATTATCACCATCAACACTAACGTGAGGCAATTCAAAACCCAGGGAGGCTCTGGCAAAAATCATGGTTATAATGTGCCACCTCGTGGCCATGCTCAATATTAGTCAGTGGGACATTTGAAAGTTCCAAGTTACAGAACATGTTAGTCGTACTGGGTAAATATTAGAATTGGCACAACTATTTGTCATGAATAATATTCCTTACAGTTACCTTTTTTTTTAGTCAGCAGTTTCCCAGCCAATCTGATGCAGTACAGCCTAGCTGACAGAGCACTGCACGGGGAGTCTGAAGACCAATGGTCTTATTCCTGTCTCTACCACTGGCCAGCTGGATGATCTTAGACATGTCACTTCACCTCAGTGCTTCAATTTACCCATctctaaaatgaggataatgatattgATCTCCTTCatagagcactttgagatctatggatggaaAGCACTGCAAGAGCTGGGTATTATTCTAATGTATTTTCATAAATACTCACCAGATACGTCAGACACACTCTGAGGCACTTTGTGGCATCCAATATGGGGTGAAACAAATCCCTCTTTGTTAGCTAGTGGGAACTGTACCTGTAAGAATAACCAGCACTTTGCATCAGCTGCTCACCCCATGACTGAAAATGAGGCACAGCACATGTTACTTGGCAGTGTGTCCTGCAAGCTGTGGGGCCCTGTTAAAATGGTTtgtgtttaaacattttttttgctaGTTTACCTTGAAGCAGTATCCTTTGTATTCTAGTAGAAGTTCATTACCCTTTTCTCCTCTCTTACAGCTCTTCAGTAGCAGTTTAGAAAGACATTTAATTAGCGCACAAGCATAAAAGAATCATGAACACCAATCCTTgataggaaagaaaaaaacagtaCACAAAAAAGTCTCCCAAGTTCATATGCAGATTGTTAGTACAAGGTTCATTTGAGCTTGCACAAACAGTCAAtgttaagaaggaaaaaaagtgcaGCATTTTGAACGAGAGGGCAATGTTCCAAGGGGCGGGGCATAATTACTGTAGGTTTCCTCAGACAGGATTTTATCTAAACCACAAAAGAACCGTCTATCATTACACTGCAATTTAGGAAGGAGCCCTGATTGGCCGATGCACAGAGACGAGCATTATTTAAATGAACAcagaaagcaaaaacaaaaacaagtaaaGTTCACAACCCCAGCACCAAAGAGAAACGCCCTGCCAATACATACAGTACAAACAAGCTCAGACTACAGTTTAACACAATGCAAAATGAGTGAAATAAAGTAGTTGTATTAACTTACAAAAAATGTGACCTTCATTGCCTCTAACTGCTGGGCCAGAGTTCCATCACCCAAATTAATTTGTTCTAAAACATTAACCTGTAATATGTATTTGGAATTGATGTAGGTTtagtattttatttcatttgtggGATGGGaatttagtttgttttaaaatcactctgaacaaattaaaataaatataaataaatgtcaGTCAGTCAGGCAAGGAATTGGGATAGTTTTGCCTTGAATTTAATCAGTTTTATCATGTAGCAAAAGATGTATACTttaaggagcagggggaggaactCGTTAGCTTATTGATTTTAGCACATAAGTCTTTCACTGCTGGGAACCTGGTCCATTTTCTTCACTGGGATAGATGGGGTGTcacaggtcaggactgaggtgcattggcaaagatGAAAGATTTCTTTGGTGGAGGGACAGGGGAGTCAGAAGACAAGGAAATAGAATTTATAAAGTTTACAGCTTTTGCTATTCTACACATTACTCATCTCACCCTAGTTGTACTATCTCTCAGTCTGGAACACTCatactactatttttttttaattaatcacgGAAAGTATTTTTATAATATTTCCACTCATCACAACAAAGATTTTTCATCATAATTATTAGCATCACTGTAGTGCTTAGAAGCCCTAGCCaaggaccccagtgtgctagggaGTCAGTGTCATTTCACATGCCTCCTCCAAAAGAGTCAATTACATCTAACAGGCTCCAGTATCTGTCTAAGCAACGGATGCTGCCCTCTGATTGGGGAGGCTTTTTTCCAGCTCCAACTTAAAACCAGATTAGTTCAAACAATTAGGCCATATCTAGCATTCTGCAGTGGACACATGCTATGCTTGAGAAAGGAGAAGTGCCAGTTAGCACCTTTCTTTAATGCTTCCCTCCAATCCTTTGCAGTGAGGCTAATGTTGCAAGACATCATTGCTGGGCTGGTGAGAATTTCCACACACATTCTGAACAGTGCGTGGCATCGTTCTGGAATAAGTCTGACTATTCCAGTGCACAACACAGACATCCCCCTAGGACGAACCTCCCATTGGtgtgtatttgagcataagttaaCAGTACAAAGGTAATTCTAATgcatggttctcaaacttttgtattagtgatccctttcacacagcaagcctctgagtgtaacccctcccccacccctaattacttttttttatatatttaacattataaaTTCTTAATGGTAAGAAAACTTGTGCATAAGACCACCATGACTTAGACCTCATTAACAGCCTCAGCAGAGAACAGGGACTGAATGGACAGGGCCCATTTCTATTGGTAAGAAAATTAGCTGTTGATCTTCATGTCTCATCAGTCCCTGCTGTCAGATTTGTGGCACACTGATGGGAAACCAAAAGAAAACTGTTACTACTGATGCTATTCGTCTTCCATGAATAgagataggcttggaaggattagattttgaatcagtaaatgttggtagacatcaatttcaccatacacctacaaacccatgaaaaaaatattttcttcaacaaaaaatttacagataggcaaagaaagaaaaatcctgCTCGAGAAATTACTAGAgtgttttgtatattttgacacatgatcttgacaatttgtgttttgacagttataaagctttaactttttgaatctcaatgtctattgTCTGACCCCTCCATAACttcccatagctgtgaaaattaaaaaaaaaagtttatttttaaactgattaTCTGTCAAAGTTATCAAAAACTAATAAAAATGAATTTTGCCAAGAATGGAGAAGAGACTTCAGGGTTCAAAAAGACATCAATCTAGCACCTTTCATAAGCACTAAATttatttaagaaaatgacataCTAAGAAACTGATACTATTCAATAGTCCTTTCCTGGCAAGCAAGTGACTGAACAGACAAAGAAGTCTCTAGTTTAGGTGAAAAATATATAACCCAATGACACTGACTAGGAAGAAAGTTTCTCTACAGTCTCCAAAGGTTTcatttaaattcagattttaTTTCAAAACAGTCATGAACTTAATAAATTACACAATAATTTTCTCCCTTTATAAATTcttcataaaatatattttacaattTTAAAGAAAGATTAGAAAGTCTTTTCTTTCTGAAGTGCTGATGAATATCTTGACCTTTGTGTCATGCTGGTGAATTACTTTGTAGCTGCTACAATAGTTTGATTTATCAAAGGTTTTACAAAGatccaaaaataataataataaaaaaaaacaatcacACAAAAAACCACAGACCTCAAGGACTATCATTCAGTGTTCACCAATGAAACACTCAGCTTCACCACTACCACTAGGCTAAGCACCATGCGAGGGTCTTATAGGTACCCTCAGCCTTTAAAGTGGCAATTAGTGCAAAGAAACACTTTGGGAAATCAACAGTTCTACTTTATGATCCATTAACTATCACTTTTAATTAATTTCTCAGCTGAAGTTAAGAAGCAGGTTCACGGTTATCCTTTGAAACTCTTCAGAGGAGATTAACTGATTCACAAAGAAggtaagtgctaaatattattccAAGACAGACTAACATTTTAGGGTACATTAGTGAACAGACTAGTATCCCtgctttgatatttttaaaatcttcaagTTTGTAGTTCTAGCAGGGCATGATCTTTTATCTTACATAACACTCAAAAAAGCATCAACTTTTCAATGTCGAAATGTTACCAGTACATTGTACAGTAACACGGCATACAGTGTCAGTTTTGCCTTCCTCCTTGCACTGTGACCTTGTCTTTAAAGGCAAGCTGGGGCTTTTGGTGTACCGATTCAACTTACAAAACATTAACAAATGACTTCCAATAAGTTCCATTTATTAATTACAAAGTTTAACTCCCAACCTTACCTTTATGGACAAAGTCACATGCAAGAAAGACAGTGACATCACTATAAGCCTGCTCAAGATGACTGGGGCCAATTttcagttggtataaatcagcaaAGCAATCTATGCCAATTGCaatctatgccaatttataccagctaaggttCTGGCCCAATGTGTTCTATCAACATCTCAACATGACAGTATATCTTTTCCTGAAATCTATTGCAACCTTGCATTTCTATAGCATCTTCAGATTTCCAAATGCTTTAGAACCAATAAGCCATACAATACACCTTTGAAACATGGAAGTACACTCACTTGAGACACACAGAAGTTAAATAACTTGCCTATGGTGACAAAGTGAGTCAAAAATAAAATTCAGGGTTCCTTGCTCCCTGCTAACCTGCTGCACCACCCTACACTGTGCAAGGACACAATACAATTCACTCTTAGAAGTTTAGTAAAGTACCAATAACCCTGCTTCATGGTCCCTTCCCTTTTTGTTTTGGAGGGACAAACTGTACTTTTCATTTGTGGTAAGTGTTCATTTCACTTCATTCATGGGGACAGTAAACActgactggtcagtttcactttctgatgTTCACACAGCAGCACTAGGGTGcaatatttagattgcaagcacTTCAGGGGACTGTTTAAACCCAAACAAGAAGTGTTTTTCATTTGAAAGTTTCCAAAATTTCATGAACTTGGTTTTGTAAAAAAGTTGTTTAAAAGCCCACTGCAACTTTAGGATTTTACTCACCATTAGACGTGACATTTGGGTGAGTAAATTTAGTCTCAGGTCTCCTCCCCCAATTATGATCAGTTTAAAGGGTAAGCAGGTAAGATCATGCACCTGAGCTAGTGAGCGTTCATGACACTATTGCAAAGCTGTTTTAGTCTACCCAAATATGCACGCTTCATGAAAGTTCTCCATTAACATATGGATCAGTTTTTGTGGAGATGGGTTAAAAGCTTTGTACTATTTCAAAACTTTTAGATTTACCATCcaggattaaaaataaaatcgaAAGGAATAAAACACTACCGCTTAATATGTAGCAAAACAATGCAAGGATTGGTTAAAGTTTTCCACATAAAAGGTTCAACTGAAGCTGCGATATTTCATTCGCACATTGAATTTTGGGACTTCTCTCCAACATTTGAAAATAGAGATGCTCACCATTTAATTAAATCATCCCCATAGCACAATTACGTTAAGTGACATAATTGCATCAATGCCAAGAAGAAAGGAAGAGCAAGTGACTAACAGATCTGGGTAACAAACAAAAGGACAAAGAAAAATTGTGTTTCAGTCTCTCttttgggagggggaagagtctgAGTACTATTTTATCTGCTGCATTCCTCTATTAAGTATCTACATTTTCATAAACCAAGTTCATAAAATAACCATCCCAAAAGTGCTGTAGTTGCTACTGGATTATAGATGAACAAGTGCAGGCAAGTTAGGAAGCTGTAGCCTCAGGTGTTAGAGTATTTGGTTATCAAAATAAAATTGAATAATTAATGATCTAACAAACAAGCTAGCACATGATTGCATAAATCTGTAATTTGACTCCCTCAGCTACAAACTTACTAGGTGGTAAGTGCTCAGCTAAGAAACATCTCAGCACCTTTAAATCTTCTGATTCCTTTGCATTGCATTTTTGTCTACAAAGTCAAGTTTTAGGCCCTTTTTTTTGTTAAcaagctataaaaataaaaaatgtaaaaaacaattAATTTGGGAGCGGGGAGGGAAGTATGCTTTTCGTTTGTTTTCCTCACAGATCCCAATCATCCAGATTCACaccaaataatttaaaacaaaaagtggcATTTTCTCTGTATGGAATGCAAACTCACATGCTCAGTCACTCACATATacataaatatatacacacagattTACTTTACAAAGCACAAGGATTTGCATTACCAGCATGCAAACCTCCTCTTCCATGGGAGTTCCTAATACTGTGATAGGAAACTGGAATGTCTGCAATACTCCATAACATATTTCTGGAAAGCAAGAACATCTCAACTCATGAATTTTCTTGGCCAACTTATATAAACGATCTTTACCTCCACACTTGAGTATAACATCTTGGTAATATACATATAAATGTATTTATAACAAAATGGCCAACTCAAGTTTACTTTAATTTATGCAAATCAAAAGAAATTCAGTTGGTAAAAACTAAACCCTGAAGTTCTCAGTTcaggcttgttttgtttttttgctgccaCAAAAGGCTGCACCATTGTTAAAAAACAGAAGCAGCTCTGTTGAGAGGTTTGAGTATTCGAGGTCACGTGTCCCAGTTGCTGTCTTTAAAGGCAATTTTGACTAATCTGAGTTCTAGTTCAAAAGCATCAGGACGGTCTTGTGGGTTGGCAGCCAGCATTTCCTTAATCAGCTGCTTCATACGGGCATTCATAGATTTTTTCTTTACAGGGATGAGAAGTTCCATTTTGGGGTTTTCTAGAAGCGCCTCCCCAACTGGCACAATCTCTGTCCCTTGCTTCACATAGCTCCCCAAAAGTTCTTTCTTAGTCTCAGTGTCTATGAAGGTGATCCTTTCTAACATTGCCCAAATTATAATCCCCAATGCAAAAATGTCTGCTTTTGCAGTGTAATGTCCTTCCCAGACTTCAGGGGCCATGTAGAAGTCAGTCCCACATGCTGTTGAAAGGAAACATTTATTTACGTTGACAGGCTCTTCAGGGTTCTGTCCTGAAGCTGAACATACCTTACTTAACCCAAAATCAGCTACTTTCAGAGTGGGTTCCAAGTCACTAGCATCCATTCTGCTTTGTGAGATCAGAATGTTGTCAGGTTTGAGATCACGATGGATAATCTGATTTTTGTGAAGGAAAGCCAGGGCACTGCTGAGTTGAAGCATGAAACTGGTGTTGGTCTTGCGGCTGGGCTTTCGGGATAGCAGGTACTCATTCATATCTCCTCCATCACAGAAATCCATCACGAACCAAAGGTAATAGGCGCTTCTGGGATCAAAGGCTATTTCTCCTTTTAATGAGGTCTCTACAAGCTGTAACAAGGAAGAGAGATTTCACATACCTGTTCAGGAAGCATAATTCACAGAAACAAAGAACTACTGACTGAAAAAATAAGAAACAAACAGAGAAAGAGAAGTTACATTCTTATCTATTTCATGTAAAATTTAatgaattttgaaatgtcaatgaATTTGACAATCCTACTAATTCTCTGCCTGAAAAACATAGCTCAACTTCCAATTTAGAACCTAGAGCTATGGGCAGATAAAAGTATTTTGAAAGATACCCAAGTATCACCGTCTCATCTGGGCAGTGTCCCAGCCACAGCAAAGCTAGATTCACCCACTCTAACAACTTTAATCCAAATACAGTGTTTCAGCAAGTAGAATTGATACAGTGCCAAGGACTTACTTGTCCTCTGCTGATGAAACATTATGTAATGGAACTCTGAAACTTTCTTTTCACTCCATCTCCATGAATAAATTCTAACATTCTATCCATGAATAAATTCTAACAAAAAACAATCAATATGCATAGCTAAACAGCAATAGAAACTAACAGGCTTCTGCTTTTgttgaagttattttaaagtaatCACTTATTAACTAGCTATTTTCCCAGATGCATGGAATATATTTGAGCAGGAATTTCCAGTTACTGATTTATATGAAAACTAATCAGCTTTGTTAGTCCTAATTACACAACTGTACATTTGCTTCCTCAGCTTATGTGAGGTGGCTTTCAGCACATTCTGGAAGCTAAGCATTTCAAACCATTTGTGTTAATAATAAACAACAAGACTACCAATACATACTGGATTAAGGCTACtttgaaagaattttaaaaaaatcaaagcaacTGCTAACATAGCCTTCTAGGAACACTTTTTGAATCAACACAGTGAGGCTCTTTCTTCTGACAAGAGAGTGCAAAACACATGGCAGCTTTAAAGTGACATTGTTAATATAGCTGTGCTCCTAAGGTTGCAAGAAGCAGAGACTGAGCAAGGAATACAAATTACATTGTTCAAACTACTATTCACATTTTACCCACACCTCATGACAGTGAAATTAATGAACTGTGGCAGTAGTGAGGAATCTTTCTACAGAAATATGTCATAGCAGTacatttttttcttccacataGCCCTGCCAAATCTTCCTAGTATTTAGCACCTTAGTTCAGACCATTAGTCCACAAAGTTCAATATCCTACCCCTGACAGCGGCACAACACCAACAGGTAGATCCTCAAATAGTTTAAACTGTCatagttccattggcttcagtttaTAACAGCTGAGTATCTGTCCCAAAATGCTTTGTAAGAAGGCACTCCCCCTTCACTACTTGCATACTGCACCTGGCCAATTCTGTAGTGTTCTATTTTTTGGGTAGGGGACAGGGCAAGAGATTTGACTGCCCCCAACTTAACATGTATAATTATAAATGTCATTATAAAGTTACCCAAGCCTCTTTGAAAGTCTAGATACAATAGATAATTCTATACTTATAAGCTCTCTGGGACAGGTATTGTCGTTTTCTGTTTTTGTCCTAGCACAAAGGAGCTCTGATTTGGTTGAGCCCTGTAGGTGCTACAATACAagtaatgtatttttatttattattaaacttGAACCCATACTCTTTGTCACTCCAGCAGTACCCTTTAGATCATCCTTATTCCATCAATCCAA
It includes:
- the PDIK1L gene encoding serine/threonine-protein kinase PDIK1L isoform X1, with translation MGVLLVQCTVNLCLKESLTLKMVSSQPKYDLIREVGRGSYGVVYEAVVRKTSARVAVKKIRCHAPENVELALREFWALSSIKSQHPNVIHLEECILQKDGMVQKMSHGSSSSLYVQLVETSLKGEIAFDPRSAYYLWFVMDFCDGGDMNEYLLSRKPSRKTNTSFMLQLSSALAFLHKNQIIHRDLKPDNILISQSRMDASDLEPTLKVADFGLSKVCSASGQNPEEPVNVNKCFLSTACGTDFYMAPEVWEGHYTAKADIFALGIIIWAMLERITFIDTETKKELLGSYVKQGTEIVPVGEALLENPKMELLIPVKKKSMNARMKQLIKEMLAANPQDRPDAFELELRLVKIAFKDSNWDT
- the PDIK1L gene encoding serine/threonine-protein kinase PDIK1L isoform X2 encodes the protein MVSSQPKYDLIREVGRGSYGVVYEAVVRKTSARVAVKKIRCHAPENVELALREFWALSSIKSQHPNVIHLEECILQKDGMVQKMSHGSSSSLYVQLVETSLKGEIAFDPRSAYYLWFVMDFCDGGDMNEYLLSRKPSRKTNTSFMLQLSSALAFLHKNQIIHRDLKPDNILISQSRMDASDLEPTLKVADFGLSKVCSASGQNPEEPVNVNKCFLSTACGTDFYMAPEVWEGHYTAKADIFALGIIIWAMLERITFIDTETKKELLGSYVKQGTEIVPVGEALLENPKMELLIPVKKKSMNARMKQLIKEMLAANPQDRPDAFELELRLVKIAFKDSNWDT